Proteins encoded within one genomic window of Microbacterium sp. LKL04:
- a CDS encoding ABC transporter substrate-binding protein — translation MSVFTRSRVAKAMGGIALASATALVLAGCAGSPTAPASSASSGPAVERDELTLKLGTVLPQTGSLAFLGPPEEAGVLLAVNEINEAKKGITVDLSAGDSGDTDNKAYETTVPRLQNEGVSAMIGAAASGVSKLFLDSNVSEGIITFSPANTSPDFTDWDDDNLYWRTAPSDLLQGEVLANKIAEDGKSTIGIIYINDAYGTGLRNVVKEVFEGTGGEVVAEASFNTGDTSFDAQVATVAAENPDAIVAITFDEFATIAPLLVNAGQDAKNFYLVDGNLKQWGDDVSVSLEGAQGTTPGPVLEDDFVERLNTAWTAAGNSELEDQSYAAESYDAAVLLALAALAANDATGPAIAGKLQEVSGGSGDGTKCTTFAECADIILGGGVADYDGYSGPITFDEKGDPTEATIGIFQYGADNTHTRIN, via the coding sequence CCCCGACCGCACCGGCATCCTCGGCCTCCAGCGGCCCCGCCGTCGAGCGCGACGAGCTCACGCTCAAGCTCGGGACGGTTCTGCCCCAGACGGGAAGCCTCGCCTTCCTCGGCCCGCCCGAAGAGGCCGGTGTGCTCCTCGCCGTCAACGAGATCAACGAGGCCAAGAAGGGCATCACGGTCGACCTCAGCGCCGGTGACTCGGGTGACACCGACAACAAGGCGTACGAGACCACCGTGCCCCGCCTCCAGAACGAGGGCGTCTCGGCGATGATCGGTGCCGCGGCATCCGGCGTCAGCAAGCTCTTCCTGGACAGCAACGTGTCCGAGGGCATCATCACCTTCTCGCCCGCCAACACGTCGCCCGACTTCACCGACTGGGACGACGACAACCTCTACTGGCGCACCGCGCCGAGCGACCTGCTCCAGGGGGAGGTCCTCGCGAACAAGATCGCCGAAGACGGCAAGAGCACGATCGGCATCATCTACATCAACGACGCGTACGGCACGGGCCTGCGCAACGTGGTCAAGGAGGTGTTCGAGGGCACCGGAGGCGAGGTGGTCGCGGAGGCCTCGTTCAACACCGGCGACACCTCGTTCGACGCCCAGGTCGCCACGGTGGCCGCGGAGAACCCCGACGCCATCGTCGCGATCACGTTCGACGAGTTCGCCACGATCGCGCCGCTGCTGGTCAACGCCGGTCAGGACGCGAAGAACTTCTACCTGGTCGACGGAAACCTCAAGCAGTGGGGCGACGACGTCAGCGTCTCGCTCGAGGGTGCTCAGGGCACGACCCCTGGACCCGTGCTCGAGGACGACTTCGTCGAGCGACTGAACACCGCTTGGACCGCTGCGGGTAACAGCGAGCTCGAGGACCAGTCCTACGCGGCTGAGTCGTACGACGCCGCCGTCCTGCTGGCCCTCGCCGCGCTGGCGGCCAACGACGCCACCGGCCCGGCGATCGCCGGCAAGCTGCAGGAGGTCTCCGGCGGCAGCGGTGACGGCACCAAGTGCACGACGTTCGCGGAGTGCGCCGACATCATCCTCGGCGGCGGCGTCGCGGACTACGACGGCTACTCCGGTCCGATCACCTTCGACGAGAAGGGCGACCCGACCGAGGCCACCATCGGCATCTTCCAGTACGGCGCCGACAACACCCACACGCGCATCAACTGA